A stretch of Ischnura elegans chromosome 4, ioIscEleg1.1, whole genome shotgun sequence DNA encodes these proteins:
- the LOC124157401 gene encoding L-2-hydroxyglutarate dehydrogenase, mitochondrial, translated as MATTGYFVQSFRSAYKSHGRILDTIRVTKKFTVRNLSSVKNEACYDIVVVGGGIVGMATARELKIRYPSFKMAVVEKEKELGVHQSGHNSGVIHAGIYYKPGSLKAKLCVEGLHLAYKFLDEKGIPYKKCGKLIVATNELEVSRLMDLYDRAQKNNCPDVKLIEGKDIKKHEPHCEGIKAIWSPHTGIVDWGLVTQEYGKDFQERGGAIHTSFPVDNFLEDSGASSDNEYPIRVIGNNNQSVRAKYVLTCGGLHADRLAEKCGCSKDPRIIPFRGEYLLLNPEKCNLINGNIYPVPDPRFPFLGVHFTPRMDGSVWLGPNAILAFKREGYRYRDIDFSDLFDALKYPGFQKLAVKYAVFGSGEIIRSAFISLQLKELRKYIPNISAKDIKRGPSGVRAQAVAADGTLVDDFVFDAGGKGLLSKRVLHCRNAPSPGATSSLSIAKMISDKMAKQMNL; from the exons ATGGCAACTACTGGTTATTTTGTTCAGTCGTTTCGGTCGGCGTATAAATCTCATGGACGCATTCTTGATACCATTAGGGTGACGAAGAAGTTCACAGTTCGCAACTTATCCTCAGT TAAAAATGAAGCCTGCTATGACATCGTTGTTGTTGGAGGAGGAATCGTCGGTATGGCCACTGCAAGGGAACTTAAAATTCGATATCCCTCTTTCAAAATGGCAGTTGTTGAAAAGGAGAAAGAGCTAG GTGTTCATCAAAGTGGACACAACAGTGGTGTTATACATGCTGGTATATATTACAAGCCTGGTTCCCTCAAAGCGAAACTGTGTGTTGAGGGTCTACATCTAGCCTACAAATTTCTGGACGAAAAGGGTATTCCATACAAGAAGTGTGGAAAGTTAATTGTGGCCACCAATGAATTGGAAGTTAGTAGACTAATGGATCTCTATGACCGTGCACAGAAGAATAATTGCCCCGATGTAAAACTCATTGAGGGGAAGGACATAAAGAAACATGAGCCACATTGTGAA GGCATTAAAGCTATCTGGTCTCCACACACTGGTATTGTGGATTGGGGTCTAGTCACTCAAGAATATGGAAAAGATTTCCAGGAAAGAGGTGGAGCAATCCACACTTCTTTTCCAGTTGATAATTTCTTGGAAGATTCGGGTGCATCTAGTGACAATGAGTATCCTATCCGTGTGATAGGGAATAATAATCAG tctGTGAGAGCCAAATATGTTCTTACATGTGGAGGACTACACGCCGACCGACTGGCGGAGAAATGTGGTTGCAGCAAGGACCCAAGGATTATTCCATTTCGGGGAGAATATTTACTCTTGAATCCTGAGAAGTGCAATTTGATTAATGGAAATATATATCCT GTCCCAGATCCACGATTCCCATTTTTGGGAGTGCACTTCACACCCAGGATGGATGGCAGTGTCTGGCTGGGCCCTAATGCAATTCTTGCATTCAAAAGAGAAGGTTACAG GTATAGGGACATTGATTTCTCCGATCTCTTTGATGCCTTGAAGTATCCAGGTTTCCAAAAGCTAGCGGTCAAATATGCTGTATTTGGATCAGGGGAGATCATAAGGTCTGCATTTATCAGTCTACAGCTCAAAGAACTGAGGAAATATATTCCTAACATCTCTGCCAAAGACATCAAAAG GGGGCCTTCTGGAGTCCGTGCTCAAGCTGTGGCAGCAGATGGTACTCTTGTCGATGACTTTGTATTTGATGCTGGTGGAAAAGGTCTTCTTTCAAAGAGGGTCCTTCACTGTCGCAATGCTCCATCCCCAGGTGCTACGTCGTCTCTTTCAATAGCAAAAATGATATCTGACAAAATGGCTAAGCAAATGAATTTGTGA